In Gadus chalcogrammus isolate NIFS_2021 chromosome 23, NIFS_Gcha_1.0, whole genome shotgun sequence, a genomic segment contains:
- the pomp gene encoding proteasome maturation protein, protein MNTRGLRSQLKDSVPVTGFCPHGSYGVQDTLRSGFSSVKNEILPSHPLELSEKNFQVNQEKMNFATVRNIQGLHAPLKLQMEYRAARQIQRLPFLPSSNLALDTLRNSDESIGFEDILNDPYQSELMGEPHMMTEYQLGLL, encoded by the exons ATG AATACTCGAGGACTCCGCTCCCAGCTGAAAGACAGCGTGCCGGTGACCGGCTTCTGCCCCCACGGGTCCTATGGGGTCCAGGACACCCTCCGCAGCGG GTTTAGCAGTGTAAAAAATGAGATCCTCCCCAGCCACCCACTGGAGCTGTCTGAAAAGAAT TTCCAGGTGAACCAGGAGAAGATGAATTTCGCCACAGTCAGAAACATCCAGGGCCTCCACGCGCCACTCAAACTGCAGATGGAGTACAGGGCGGCCAGACAG ATTCAGCGGCTGCCGTTTTTGCCGAGTTCCAATCTGGCCTTGGACACGCTCCGAAACAGTGACGAGAGCATCGGCTTTGAGGACATCCTCAACG ATCCATATCAGAGCGAACTGATGGGCGAGCCTCACATGATGACGGAGTACCAACTTGGACTTTTATAA
- the LOC130376823 gene encoding protein MFI-like: MCSTSCSLEAGGVLGEAEPHHCQRAALVIQRAWRRHVDTRVYAYLKGTISFRYHGDPRGLLKSVNPREAALLDAAAGVYIRFRLGGVRFPPSIYYKIFTHRPIVDMCANSPKDYTLPGHKCPVPRQTHNGLPLIPENRSTWYRRVENNGWRLLSGKLGPLCNPVELDADKKMEFHHCKLQRRRDLEQRRRKRKIEWMRQMYNHGRHLQAPAVDPEEAVLVERALQGMIQDVERCGTANHSSDWEVDELQEWTTVLNFEDYMTEWTSLALSHSSEHFIAPQQRFPHLHRRNICVNSQAGSSFEDGD; the protein is encoded by the exons ATGTGTAG CACCAGCTGTAGTTTGGAGGCAGGGGGTGTCCTAGGGGAAGCCGAGCCCCACCACTGCCAGAGAGCAGCCCTGGTCATCCAGAGAGCCTGGAGGAGacatgtg GACACACGGGTCTACGCCTACTTGAAAGGGACGATAAGCTTCCGTTACCATGGAGATCCACGCGGGCTGCTCAAATCCGTCAATCCCCGGGAG GCTGCTCTGCTGGATGCTGCTGCGGGGGTGTACATCCGATTCCGTCTCGGTGGG GTCAGGTTCCCTCCAAGCATCTACTATAAAATCTTCACCCACCGACCCATTGTGGACATGTGCGCCAACAGCCCCAAGGACTACACCCTCCCAGGCCATAAGTGTCCCGTGCCCAGGCAGACACACAATGGCCTGCCCCTGATCCCGGAGAACCGGTCCACATGGTACCGCAGGGTGGAGAACAATGGCTGGCGGCTGCTCTCCGGTAAG CTGGGACCCCTGTGTAACCCCGTGGAGCTCGACGCTGATAAAAAGATGGAGTTCCACCACTGCAAGCTGCAACGGCGGCGGGATTTagagcagaggagaagaaagaggaagataGAATGGATGAGGCAGAT GTACAACCACGGTAGGCACCTGCAGGCACCTGCAGTGGATCCAGAAGAGGCTGTCTTGGTGGAGAGGGCTTTGCAGGGAATGATCCAGGACGTGGAGCGATGCggaacagccaatcacagctcagACTGGGAGGTGGACGAGCTCCAGGAGTGGACCACCGTGCTCAACTTTGAAGA TTACATGACTGAGTGGACAAGCTTGGCGCTCAGTCATTCTTCGGAACACTTCATAG CACCACAGCAGCGTTTCCCTCATCTCCATCGAAGAAATATAT GTGTAAATAGTCAAGCTGGATCTAGTTTCGAAGATGGAGACTAA
- the zmp:0000000991 gene encoding mucin-5AC, whose translation MSSSDAGKLGGRRRASESAESKHTGTSTGTTRSTSDQREETTCEGILREQHLGDKTEPSECQTETLYKEHRPGAVNVVHVTSFYCRLSAPPSTTPASVGGLPATRDTVPQPYPPSFHEALRNEPYSKSLQDHGNASPGASLEEFLGLKPSEKTSVLINNQEKAVPDYVSSTTTHTFFREIPEYDYDRGSLNTVPPVSKLNSTSVDSVEDRKSNWTELETPNQLVGCNKPNKAMLSSAMVSVLAPHWSRRNQRTKKGLSSEDFEAQNVAHGPNTGAQTVHNRFLEPHRHFRGERDLGDGPHVQDPLVGHRRKIDGWSSFSGPSSLNLNFTTKRLTPRTVSVDMDSRTLDNRDTVGCYTNPKEKTPLPIPSLSLDLRTNERISPGAHQRPLAKPSSKPTTSGFLLSLRKIGSTWKSPSMSETGSRSLTGPNRDRAAVSSNLNPSFTSPSNNSTQRWMPRPYSSHIPHGPNISQTDSLTSPTFSHPQKPISTNQPGPPEEFSTSDNNTDPARLTQYEQYTILKGQDLPRGTTLRSGTWWKQVTQEGGVQPGFKDTASIINNNRHETHTPLVTPCNRNSDLASLRPNDNRSLNRQIPNHAEHTKAEAISLGTHALVFNRPRGPETLRRSNAEDRSGLQSDTFSTQSKGFNLNEKQSQQPHSSLIEVNKVNVNKASANIINQNVYSLDKSHLTAHTQRALLTPSPVSSPTYMDCTISENTSPKILNENQSIHTNDTPTCREQKPASSQDASFQSTALPRCTYKRPTPLVFERTYPTISKHVHPKALFIYKATVSSKTNCKPLLTVPTSPPNPSSTPVPSTTSVLLTVPGKVPTATSPTPFIGTSFLLTPPVTPTPSCSPSPSPKSSLSKKESTFFKSQDISSSKKQSPKGRRRVTWQDSVDLQRSEDMGQASLPPTPSPPLKTSPSPLTRSPHSLESPSTFSFLRKGNSADVPRSSPVFLPIPKATSGKAESEERSQQTVSASPVSPMDWTSEHTGGLSPSPGPDKRSPDRANQWQSYVPLSLPPDFSYKQHYSSPPYSSLKSARSPQGEAENPLPTSPPGFQPQTFSPSSLSRPSALSPDPAANRTLTQSQRSPDPISPTQTVPLPFPNRPVLPEGLKYEGLRLKEADDKIRKQSYKTPSSSQEDNKAVMGSERLSLQTTLQDKTLPPSTACVSVVETLVYSLCKGNSTDSPGNNTPRSLIQCTGKTRFSIGKKPSIQLSPKTSGVGGNQYYPLNQNANTSSTKDTSFPLFTATDKSSTNSKGPTWRNESTSRPGDSLPANQETRFVPDKAAIEHASKGITQMDQGVSKLRRQFAGMLSDDLTRSPKGNQSSKTPSISGSSVGNNSNITMKSNDTLEGDKEMDIPGDTNAEELERRETEKDRWTKNRFTLVPKQGLCNRSSDHFSSSSHITPGINAQTKFLVSNHPFTEREAKEERASPRQMSLPIETQCRDPDLCKQSPGDSASTTLSASSNNRPRAPFARYSSSPISPYLTGTEIDDSVFYSPKEQTPPDERGRSVSPLGTARRKMSTSPSTEGPVQAKGRLASYSSCADLKYGIDAGRSISVSSVVSSRRQGSERISKGLRVLSVDDLSEPAGTSKYEGQSMGDQGSTSNYRLSSRPGEMRSKSLPRSLKSLSCWSSEDGPPKRQSPTTSPQDRPSGPRSRNTDLFQFYSEGGLTPPPSPASPASLLMCKPPRRSSPLSPAASRDSLSVRGMPPTRGMVASLSDFDESSDSSSDSTTDDEYYLESEEDDDKESSL comes from the exons ATGTCATCGAGTGACGCGGGAAAGTTGGGAGGAAGAAGACGAGCGAGCGAGTCTGCAGAGAGTAAACACACGGGCACGAGCACTGGGACGACGCGCAGCACCAG TGACCAACGAGAGGAGACGACTTGTGAAGGGATTCTGCGGGAGCAGCACCTTGGTGACAAGACTGAGCCTTCAGAGTGCCAAACTGAGACGCTATACAAAG AGCACAGACCCGGGGCAGTGAACGTGGTCCACGTGACCTCCTTCTACTGTAGACTTTCTGCTCCGCCAAGCACAACACCTGCCTCCGTGGGGGGCCTCCCTGCTACCAGAGACACCGTCCCACAACCCTACCCGCCGAG TTTCCACGAAGCCCTGAGAAATGAACCTTATAGCAAGAGCTTACAG GACCATGGCAATGCATCCCCCGGAGCCTCATTAGAAGAATTTCTAGGCCTGAAACCATCAGAGAAGACATCAGTCCTCATCAACAACCAAGAGAAAGCAGTCCCGGATTATGTTTCATCAACAACCACTCACACCTTTTTCCGTGAGATTCCAGAGTACGATTACGACCGTGGGAGTTTAAACACCGTTCCACCTGTGTCCAAACTGAACAGTACTTCAGTGGACTCGGTGGAAGACAGAAAGTCAAACTGGACAGAACTCGAGACTCCAAACCAACTTGTGGGGTGTAATAAGCCCAACAAAGCAATGCTGTCTTCAGCCATGGTGTCAGTTCTTGCCCCACATTGGAGCAGACGGAACCAGCGGACTAAGAAAGGGTTATCCTCAGAGGACTTTGAAGCACAAAATGTGGCACATGGTCCGAACACTGGCGCTCAAACTGTCCACAATCGGTTTCTGGAACCCCACAGGCATTTCCGTGGAGAGAGGGATTTGGGAGATGGACCTCATGTTCAAGACCCATTGGTTGGCCACAGGAGGAAGATTGATGGTTGGTCCTCGTTCAGCGGGCCCTCAAGCCTAAACCTTAACTTCACAACAAAGCGGCTCACGCCACGTACGGTTTCTGTCGACATGGATTCGCGTACTCTAGACAACAGAGACACAGTAGGGTGTTACACCAACCCAAAGGAGAAAACACCACTTCCGATACCTTCCCTCTCATTGGATCTACGCACAAATGAAAGGATTTCGCCAGGGGCTCATCAGCGTCCCCTGGCTAAACCAAGCTCGAAACCAACCACCAGCGGCTTCCTTCTTTCTCTTAGGAAAATCGGTTCGACTTGGAAGAGCCCATCCATGTCAGAAACGGGAAGCCGATCTCTGACCGGTCCAAACAGGGACCGAGCTGCAGTCTCATCCAATCTCAACCCTTCCTTTACCTCACCCAGTAACAACTCAACACAACGATGGATGCCCCGCCCCTATTCGTCACACATTCCTCACGGACCGAACATTTcccagacagacagtctgacaAGTCCGACTTTTTCGCATCCACAGAAACCCATCTCCACTAATCAACCAGGCCCACCAGAAGAATTTAGTACTTCAGACAATAACACAGATCCAGCCAGGCTTACCCAGTATGAGCAATACACTATACTGAAGGGTCAGGATCTCCCAAGAGGCACTACACTGAGGTCAGGAACCTGGTGGAAGCAAGTGACTCAGGAAGGTGGTGTGCAGCCTGGTTTCAAAGACACTGCCAGCATAATCAACAATAACAGACATGAGACACACACGCCCTTAGTTACACCCTGTAATAGAAACAGTGACTTGGCCTCCTTGAGGCCAAATGACAACAGGAGCTTAAACAGACAGATTCCCAATCATGCGGAGCATACCAAAGCTGAAGCCATTAGTTTAGGCACACATGCCCTTGTTTTTAATAGACCACGAGGTCCAGAAACTCTCAGGCGAAGCAATGCCGAGGATAGATCTGGCCTGCAGTCAGACACGTTCTCCACACAGTCTAAGGGCTTCAATTTGAATGAAAAACAATCACAGCAGCCGCATAGTTCACTAATTGAGGTGAACAAGGTAAATGTAAACAAAGCCTCAGCCAACATCATTAACCAAAATGTTTACTCATTGGATAAAAGCCATCTAACTGCACACACCCAGAGAGCACTACTTACCCCTTCACCAGTCAGTAGCCCTACTTATATGGATTGTACAATTTCAGAAAACACCTCCCCTAAGATTCTAAATGAAAATCAATCCATCCACACCAACGACACTCCGACCTGTCGTGAGCAAAAACCTGCCTCCAGCCAAGACGCTAGCTTCCAATCTACTGCATTACCCCGTTGCACCTACAAAAGACCTACACCTCTTGTTTTCGAGCGGACCTACCCCACCATAAGCAAGCATGTGCATCCTAAGGCCTTATTTATATACAAGGCCACAGTCTCCTCTAAAACAAACTGCAAACCTCTACTCACAgttcccacctctccccccaacccctccaGCACTCCTGTCCCATCTACCACCTCCGTGCTCCTCACTGTCCCTGGGAAAGTCCCCACCGCCACATCTCCAACCCCTTTCATTGGCACCTCGTTTCTCCTAACACCCCCAGTGACTCCCACCCCTTcatgctccccctccccctccccaaaaTCCTCCTTATCTAAAAAAGAGAGCACATTCTTTAAAAGCCAGGACATTTCTTCTTCCAAGAAGCAATCCCCCAAGGGTCGGAGAAGGGTGACGTGGCAGGACTCAGTGGATCTGCAAAGGTCTGAAGACATGGGCCAGGCTTCATTGCCACCTACCCCAAGCCCACCACTAAAGACCAGCCCTTCGCCTCTAACTAGATCTCCGCATAGCTTAGAAAGTCCCTCTACCTTTTCTTTCCTCAGAAAAGGCAATTCAGCTGATGTCCCAAGATCCTCACCTGTCTTTTTGCCAATTCCCAAGGCCACGAGCGGAAAGgcagagagtgaagagagaagTCAACAAACTGTGTCTGCTAGCCCTGTCAGCCCCATGGACTGGACCTCTGAACACACAGGGGGGTTATCCCCATCACCTGGCCCAGATAAGAGGTCACCTGACAGGGCTAACCAGTGGCAGTCTTACGTTccgctctctcttcccccagACTTCAGCTATAAACAACATTATAGCTCTCCACCTTACTCCTCCCTCAAGTCTGCACGTTCTCCCCAGGGGGAGGCTGAGAACCCTTTGCCCACATCTCCTCCTGGCTTTCAGCCACAGACTTTCTCACCATCTTCTCTCTCTAGACCCAGTGCCCTATCGCCCGACCCAGCTGCAAACAGAACCTTAACCCAGTCCCAGCGTTCTCCAGACCCTATTTCCCCGACACAAACCGTACCTCTTCCTTTCCCAAACCGACCTGTCTTGCCTGAGGGCTTGAAATATGAAGGTTTGAGATTAAAAGAAGCTGACGACAAAATCAGGAAGCAGAGTTACAAAACCCCCAGCTCGTCACAAGAGGACAACAAAGCGGTTATGGGCTCAGAGCGTCTCTCGCTGCAGACTACACTACAGGATAAAACACTCCCCCCATCcactgcgtgtgtgagtgtggttgaaACGCTTGTTTACAGCCTTTGTAAAGGTAATTCGACGGACTCGCCGGGCAATAACACACCCAGATCTCTGATTCAGTGTACGGGCAAAACAAGGTTCTCCATTGGGAAGAAACCGAGCATTCAGCTGAGCCCCAAAACCAGTGGGGTTGGGGGTAATCAATACTATCCATTGAATCAGAACGCCAACACAAGCAGCACAAAGGACACTTCATTCCCTCTGTTTACAGCGACTGACAAAAGCAGCACAAACAGCAAAGGCCCTACCTGGAGGAATGAAAGCACCAGTAGACCAGGGGACAGTTTACCTGCTAATCAGGAAACACGTTTTGTACCAGACAAAGCAGCAATTGAACATGCATCCAAGGGAATTACCCAAATGGACCAAGGCGTCAGTAAATTAAGACGACAATTTGCGGGTATGCTTTCTGATGATCTCACACGTTCTCCAAAAGGTAACCAAAGCTCTAAGACACCATCTATTAGTGGATCAAGTGTCGGCAACAACAGTAACATCACCATGAAAAGTAATGATACGTTAGAAGGGGATAAAGAGATGGACATACCTGGGGACACGAATGCTGAGGAgttagagagaagagagacggaAAAGGACAGATGGACAAAAAATAGATTTACTCTCGTACCAAAACAAGGGCTGTGTAATAGGAGCAGTGATCATTTCTCGAGTTCCTCTCACATTACACCTGGAATAAATGCTCAGACCAAGTTTTTAGTCTCAAATCACCCATTTACAGAAAGGGAAGCAAAGGAGGAAAGGGCCAGCCCAAGACAAATGAGCCTGCCTATCGAAACTCAATGTCGGGATCCCGATCTCTGCAAGCAGTCACCGGGGGACTCTGCCTCCACAACGCTATCTGCTAGTTCCAACAACAGGCCTCGCGCTCCCTTCGCTCGGTACTCCTCATCTCCAATCTCTCCTTATCTCACAGGCACTGAGATAGATGATAGTGTCTTCTACAGTCCCAAAGAGCAGACGCCCCCTGATGAGAGGGGAAGGTCGGTCAGTCCTTTGGGTACCGCAAGGCGGAAGATGTCCACGAGTCCATCCACCGAAGGTCCGGTTCAAGCGAAGGGACGCCTGGCGTCCTACTCTTCCTGTGCCGACCTGAAGTATGGCATCGACGCCGGACGCTCTATCTCCGTGAGCTCGGTGGTCTCCAGTCGGCGTCAGGGCTCGGAGCGCATCTCAAAGGGGCTGCGGGTCCTGAGTGTGGATGACCTCTCTGAGCCAGCAGGGACATCAAAGTATGAAGGCCAGAGCATGGGCGATCAGGGAAGCACGAGCAACTATCGACTGTCGTCTAGGCCAGGCGAAATGAGGTCGAAGTCCCTCCCTCGATCACTCAAATCCCTGTCCTGTTGGTCTTCAGAGGACGGCCCACCTAAAAGGCAGAGTCCAACAACTTCACCACAAGACCGCCCGTCAGGTCCAAGGTCCCGGAACACTGATCTCTTCCAGTTTTATTCAGAGGGTGGTCTGACCCCACCGCCGTCTCCGGCATCCCCAGCATCCCTGCTGATGTGCAAACCCCCCCGTCggtcctcccctctgtcccctgCCGCGTCCAGGGACAGTCTTTCAGTAAGGGGGATGCCGCCAACCAGGGGTATGGTCGCCAGCCTCTCAGACTTTGACGAATCCTCAGACAGCAGCTCAGACTCGACCACGGACGATGAGTATTACCTGGAGTCTGAAGAAGACGACGACAAGGAGAGTTCATTGTAA